The Microcebus murinus isolate Inina chromosome 1, M.murinus_Inina_mat1.0, whole genome shotgun sequence genome includes a region encoding these proteins:
- the PKNOX1 gene encoding homeobox protein PKNOX1 isoform X1 → MMATQTLSIDSYQDGQQMQVVTELKTEQDPNCSEPDAEGVSPPPAESQTPMDADKQAIYRHPLFPLLALLFEKCEQSTQGSEGTTSASFDVDIENFVRKQEKEGKPFFCEDPETDNLMVKAIQVLRIHLLELEKVNELCKDFCSRYIACLKTKMNSETLLSGEPGSPYSPVQSQQIQSAITGTISPQGIVVPASALQQGNVAMATVAGGTVYQPVTVVTPQGQVVTQALSPGTIRIQNSQLQLQLNQDLSILHQDDGSSKNKRGVLPKHATNVMRSWLFQHIGHPYPTEDEKKQIAAQTNLTLLQVNNWFINARRRILQPMLDSSCSETPKAKKKTAQNRPVQRFWPDSIASGVAQPPPSELAMTEGAVVTITTPVNMNVDSLQSLSSDGATLAVQQVMMAGQSEDESVDSAEDDGAALAPAHIGGLVLENSDSLQ, encoded by the exons ATGCAAGTAGTAACAGAGTTaaagacagagcaagatccaAACTGCTCTGAACCTGATGCGGAAGGAGTGAGCCCGCCCCCTGCGGAGTCTCAGACCCCGATGGACGCAGACAAGCAGGCCATTTATAG GCATCCACTATTCCCATTATTAGCTTTGTTGTTTGAAAAATGTGAACAATCTACCCAGGGCTCTGAAGGCACAACTTCTGCCAGTTTTGATGTGGACATTGAAAATTTTGtaaggaagcaagaaaaagaagggaaaccCTTCTTTTGTGAAGATCCAGAAACTGACAATTTA aTGGTAAAAGCAATCCAGGTTTTGCGCATTCATCTTCTTGAGCTGGAAAAGGTTAATGAACTCTGCAAAGATTTCTGCAGTCGATATATAGCTTGCCTGAAAACGAAAATGAACAGTGAGACGCTGCTGAGTGGAGAGCCGGGGAGCCCGTACTCGCCCGTGCAGTCCCAG CAGATTCAAAGTGCCATCACGGGCACCATCAGCCCCCAAGGCATCGTGGTGCCAGCGTCTGCGCTGCAGCAGGGAAACGTAGCCATGGCGACCGTGGCAG GTGGCACAGTGTACCAGCCCGTCACGGTTGTCACTCCCCAGGGCCAAGTGGTGACACAGGCGCTGTCACCTGGGACGATCAGGATCCAGAACTCCCAG CTTCAGTTGCAGTTAAACCAAGATCTAAGCATCTTGCATCAAGATGACGGCTCATCGAAGAACAAGCGGGGAGTTCTGCCGAAGCACGCCACCAACGTGATGCGGTCGTGGCTCTTCCAGCACATAGGG CATCCCTACCCAACAGAGGATGAGAAAAAACAGATCGCCGCTCAAACGAATCTGACCCTGCTCCAAGTCAACAACTG GTTCATCAACGCCAGAAGACGGATCCTGCAGCCGATGCTGGATTCCAGTTGCTCAGAGACccccaaagcaaagaaaaagactgCTCAGAACAGGCCGGTGCAGAGGTTCTGGCCCGACTCCATCGCCTCGGGCGTCGCCCAGCCACCGCCCAGCGAGCTCGCCATGACGGAAG GAGCCGTCGTAACCATCACCACGCCCGTGAACATGAACGTGGACAGCCTGCAGTCTCTGTCCTCGGACGGGGCCACCCTGGCGGTGCAGCAGGTCATGATGGCGGGGCAGAGCGAGGACGAGTCTGTGGACAGCGCGGAGGACGACGGGGCCGCGCTGGCCCCCGCCCACATCGGCGGGCTGGTCCTGGAGAACAGCGACTCGCTGCAGTAG
- the PKNOX1 gene encoding homeobox protein PKNOX1 isoform X3, with protein sequence MMQVVTELKTEQDPNCSEPDAEGVSPPPAESQTPMDADKQAIYRHPLFPLLALLFEKCEQSTQGSEGTTSASFDVDIENFVRKQEKEGKPFFCEDPETDNLMVKAIQVLRIHLLELEKVNELCKDFCSRYIACLKTKMNSETLLSGEPGSPYSPVQSQQIQSAITGTISPQGIVVPASALQQGNVAMATVAGGTVYQPVTVVTPQGQVVTQALSPGTIRIQNSQLQLQLNQDLSILHQDDGSSKNKRGVLPKHATNVMRSWLFQHIGHPYPTEDEKKQIAAQTNLTLLQVNNWFINARRRILQPMLDSSCSETPKAKKKTAQNRPVQRFWPDSIASGVAQPPPSELAMTEGAVVTITTPVNMNVDSLQSLSSDGATLAVQQVMMAGQSEDESVDSAEDDGAALAPAHIGGLVLENSDSLQ encoded by the exons ATGCAAGTAGTAACAGAGTTaaagacagagcaagatccaAACTGCTCTGAACCTGATGCGGAAGGAGTGAGCCCGCCCCCTGCGGAGTCTCAGACCCCGATGGACGCAGACAAGCAGGCCATTTATAG GCATCCACTATTCCCATTATTAGCTTTGTTGTTTGAAAAATGTGAACAATCTACCCAGGGCTCTGAAGGCACAACTTCTGCCAGTTTTGATGTGGACATTGAAAATTTTGtaaggaagcaagaaaaagaagggaaaccCTTCTTTTGTGAAGATCCAGAAACTGACAATTTA aTGGTAAAAGCAATCCAGGTTTTGCGCATTCATCTTCTTGAGCTGGAAAAGGTTAATGAACTCTGCAAAGATTTCTGCAGTCGATATATAGCTTGCCTGAAAACGAAAATGAACAGTGAGACGCTGCTGAGTGGAGAGCCGGGGAGCCCGTACTCGCCCGTGCAGTCCCAG CAGATTCAAAGTGCCATCACGGGCACCATCAGCCCCCAAGGCATCGTGGTGCCAGCGTCTGCGCTGCAGCAGGGAAACGTAGCCATGGCGACCGTGGCAG GTGGCACAGTGTACCAGCCCGTCACGGTTGTCACTCCCCAGGGCCAAGTGGTGACACAGGCGCTGTCACCTGGGACGATCAGGATCCAGAACTCCCAG CTTCAGTTGCAGTTAAACCAAGATCTAAGCATCTTGCATCAAGATGACGGCTCATCGAAGAACAAGCGGGGAGTTCTGCCGAAGCACGCCACCAACGTGATGCGGTCGTGGCTCTTCCAGCACATAGGG CATCCCTACCCAACAGAGGATGAGAAAAAACAGATCGCCGCTCAAACGAATCTGACCCTGCTCCAAGTCAACAACTG GTTCATCAACGCCAGAAGACGGATCCTGCAGCCGATGCTGGATTCCAGTTGCTCAGAGACccccaaagcaaagaaaaagactgCTCAGAACAGGCCGGTGCAGAGGTTCTGGCCCGACTCCATCGCCTCGGGCGTCGCCCAGCCACCGCCCAGCGAGCTCGCCATGACGGAAG GAGCCGTCGTAACCATCACCACGCCCGTGAACATGAACGTGGACAGCCTGCAGTCTCTGTCCTCGGACGGGGCCACCCTGGCGGTGCAGCAGGTCATGATGGCGGGGCAGAGCGAGGACGAGTCTGTGGACAGCGCGGAGGACGACGGGGCCGCGCTGGCCCCCGCCCACATCGGCGGGCTGGTCCTGGAGAACAGCGACTCGCTGCAGTAG
- the PKNOX1 gene encoding homeobox protein PKNOX1 isoform X2, which produces MMATQTLSIDSYQDGQQMQVVTELKTEQDPNCSEPDAEGVSPPPAESQTPMDADKQAIYRHPLFPLLALLFEKCEQSTQGSEGTTSASFDVDIENFVRKQEKEGKPFFCEDPETDNLMVKAIQVLRIHLLELEKVNELCKDFCSRYIACLKTKMNSETLLSGEPGSPYSPVQSQIQSAITGTISPQGIVVPASALQQGNVAMATVAGGTVYQPVTVVTPQGQVVTQALSPGTIRIQNSQLQLQLNQDLSILHQDDGSSKNKRGVLPKHATNVMRSWLFQHIGHPYPTEDEKKQIAAQTNLTLLQVNNWFINARRRILQPMLDSSCSETPKAKKKTAQNRPVQRFWPDSIASGVAQPPPSELAMTEGAVVTITTPVNMNVDSLQSLSSDGATLAVQQVMMAGQSEDESVDSAEDDGAALAPAHIGGLVLENSDSLQ; this is translated from the exons ATGCAAGTAGTAACAGAGTTaaagacagagcaagatccaAACTGCTCTGAACCTGATGCGGAAGGAGTGAGCCCGCCCCCTGCGGAGTCTCAGACCCCGATGGACGCAGACAAGCAGGCCATTTATAG GCATCCACTATTCCCATTATTAGCTTTGTTGTTTGAAAAATGTGAACAATCTACCCAGGGCTCTGAAGGCACAACTTCTGCCAGTTTTGATGTGGACATTGAAAATTTTGtaaggaagcaagaaaaagaagggaaaccCTTCTTTTGTGAAGATCCAGAAACTGACAATTTA aTGGTAAAAGCAATCCAGGTTTTGCGCATTCATCTTCTTGAGCTGGAAAAGGTTAATGAACTCTGCAAAGATTTCTGCAGTCGATATATAGCTTGCCTGAAAACGAAAATGAACAGTGAGACGCTGCTGAGTGGAGAGCCGGGGAGCCCGTACTCGCCCGTGCAGTCCCAG ATTCAAAGTGCCATCACGGGCACCATCAGCCCCCAAGGCATCGTGGTGCCAGCGTCTGCGCTGCAGCAGGGAAACGTAGCCATGGCGACCGTGGCAG GTGGCACAGTGTACCAGCCCGTCACGGTTGTCACTCCCCAGGGCCAAGTGGTGACACAGGCGCTGTCACCTGGGACGATCAGGATCCAGAACTCCCAG CTTCAGTTGCAGTTAAACCAAGATCTAAGCATCTTGCATCAAGATGACGGCTCATCGAAGAACAAGCGGGGAGTTCTGCCGAAGCACGCCACCAACGTGATGCGGTCGTGGCTCTTCCAGCACATAGGG CATCCCTACCCAACAGAGGATGAGAAAAAACAGATCGCCGCTCAAACGAATCTGACCCTGCTCCAAGTCAACAACTG GTTCATCAACGCCAGAAGACGGATCCTGCAGCCGATGCTGGATTCCAGTTGCTCAGAGACccccaaagcaaagaaaaagactgCTCAGAACAGGCCGGTGCAGAGGTTCTGGCCCGACTCCATCGCCTCGGGCGTCGCCCAGCCACCGCCCAGCGAGCTCGCCATGACGGAAG GAGCCGTCGTAACCATCACCACGCCCGTGAACATGAACGTGGACAGCCTGCAGTCTCTGTCCTCGGACGGGGCCACCCTGGCGGTGCAGCAGGTCATGATGGCGGGGCAGAGCGAGGACGAGTCTGTGGACAGCGCGGAGGACGACGGGGCCGCGCTGGCCCCCGCCCACATCGGCGGGCTGGTCCTGGAGAACAGCGACTCGCTGCAGTAG